DNA sequence from the bacterium genome:
GGCTTGGGACGGGCGAGCGAGAGGTGCGGATCGGCGAGGGCGAAGAGGCGCACCGGCGCGGTCACTCCGTCTTCGGCCCGAGCCCGAGGGCGGCGCGGGCGACGTGCCCCGCGACCCGCGGGTTCTCGACGAGGCGGCGGATCGAGTAGCCGTGCCACCCCGCGCCGAACGGCACGTAGACGCGCATCCCGTACCCTTCGGCGACCAGCGTCCGCCGCAGCAGCGGATCGACGCCGAGCAGCATCTGGAACTCGAACCGATCCCGGCCGGCGCCGAGCCGCGCCGCGGCGTGGCGCGCCTCGACCGCCAGCCATTCGTCGTGCGTGGCGATCGCCGTGTAGCCGCGCGGGGCGGCGAGCAGCAGTTCCGCGAGACGCGCGTACGACTGCCGCACCGCGTCGAACTCGCCGAACGCGACCGGGCGCGGCTCGACGTAGATCCCCTTGACGAGGCGCACGTTGGCGCCCTCGGCGGCGAGGCGCGCGGCGTCGGCCAGCGTGCGGCGGAGCATCGCCTGGAGCACGACGCCGACGTTCTCGTTCCCCTCCGCGCGCAGCCGCGCGTAAAGGTCGAACGTCGCGTCCACCGTCGAGGAGTCCTCCATGTCGATCCGCACGAACATCCCGTGCTTCCCGGCGGCGCGGACGACGTCCCCCGCGGCGCGCAGCGCGAGCGCCGGGTCGATCTTCAGCCCCATCGCGCTCGGCTTGATCGAGACGTTCGCGTCGAGCCCTTCGCGGACGATCGCCTCGATCGTGCGGCGGTAGGCGTCCACGAACCCCTGGACCTCCCGTTCGTCGGCGACGTCCTCCCCCAGCACGTCCACCGTCGCGCGGCACCCTTCCCCGTTGAGCGCCCGCACCGTGCGCACGGCGTCCTCGAGGCGCGCGCCGGCGATGTACCCCTTGGCGAAGCGCCACACCAGCGGCTTGGGAACGAGCTTGAAGAACTTGACCAGCGTCCGGCGGCCCCGCTTCATCGCTTCGGCTCCTCAGGGCGCCCGCCGGACGAGGCCGCGAGCGCGAGCAGCTTCTCCACCATCGCCTCGATCCCCCGCGCCGCCTCGTCGAGCGTCCGCGCGACGAGGAAGCCGGGCGCCCAGACGAGGCGCCGCGCGTCGTCCGCGACAGGCTCCGCCGGCCCGACGGCGAACGGATCGAAGTCCCACTCGGGTTCGAGGGCCCGCAGCGTCAGGTAGCCCAGCCCCGAGCCTCCGAGCGGCGCGCCCCGTTCCCGCATCGCGGCCAGCGGCGCCGCGACTTCGTCCCGCAGCCGCGCCGCGCGCCCCGCGACCAGCGCGTCCACGAAGAGGCTCTTCGCCGCCCCCATCCCGCCGACGACGATCAGCGCGTCGAGGTCGGAGACCGACTCGGGGCGCAGCTCCTCGATCCTTCCGCGGGCGATCCGCGCCGCCTCCGCCATCATGCCGCGGGGCGCAGAGTCCTCGCGGACGTTGCCCGTGAGATGGTCCGCGACGTCCGCCTGCTCTCCCCGCGGAGCGAGGTGCAGGACGCGCGCGCCGCGCCGCTCGAGCGCGAGGGCGGCGAAGACGGCCTCGTGGATGTCGCCGCCGTCCAGCGCCCCGCAGCCGGTGAGGAGAACGCCGACCCGCCGCACGATCGCTCCTTTCGCCTTCCGCGCCGGCGCGCCGGCCGAAGGGCCATCGTCCGCGCGCCGGGGCGCGCGCCCCGCAGGCGGCCGCGCGAACTCTCCGCGCCGACGCCGCGCGCCGGGGCGCACATCCTCGCGGCGGCGGCGAAGGCTGTCAACCGCGCCCGGCGCCGTACAATCGGCGGCGGAGGCACAGAGTGAATCTCGTCGTTCTGTCGCGCAGTCGCTCGCTCTACAGCACGCGCCGCCTGGGGCTCGTCGGCATCGCCCGCGGCCACGAGGTGCGCGTCGTCGATCCGTGGCGCTGCGCGGTGGAGCTGGACAACGGCCGTTCCCGCGTCTTCGCCAACGGCGCGCCGTTGCCGACGCCCGACGCCCTCGTCGCGCGGGTCGGCGCGACGAACTCCGGCCACGCCCTCGCCGTGCTGCGGCAGATCGAGCAGGACGGCGCCTGTTGCCTCAAC
Encoded proteins:
- a CDS encoding proline dehydrogenase family protein codes for the protein MKRGRRTLVKFFKLVPKPLVWRFAKGYIAGARLEDAVRTVRALNGEGCRATVDVLGEDVADEREVQGFVDAYRRTIEAIVREGLDANVSIKPSAMGLKIDPALALRAAGDVVRAAGKHGMFVRIDMEDSSTVDATFDLYARLRAEGNENVGVVLQAMLRRTLADAARLAAEGANVRLVKGIYVEPRPVAFGEFDAVRQSYARLAELLLAAPRGYTAIATHDEWLAVEARHAAARLGAGRDRFEFQMLLGVDPLLRRTLVAEGYGMRVYVPFGAGWHGYSIRRLVENPRVAGHVARAALGLGPKTE